AGTTGCCCGGCGATCTCGTCGTAGGTGACGAATCGCGCCGTCATCAGGGCGCCGGCGAACGTCATCTGCAGGGTGGATTTCACGGCGCGCGGCCAGCCCGGGCCCAGCGCGGCTGCGATCCGCTTGGACACTTCGTCGCCGATCTGTTCACGCAACGGCTGAACCGCCGGATCGTCGGCCATCAACGCCGCGCCGCAAGCTGCGCTCAATTCGGGCTCGTCGGCCACGGCCACCGCCATGTCCCGCAGCGTCGCGCTCACCCGGGTCTTGGTGGTCTCGTTGACGTCCGTGTGCAGCGGCAGTGCACGCAGAAAACGCAGATAGACAGCGGCGACCAAGGCGCTCTTCGAGGGAAAGTACGTGTAGGCGCTGGCCGGCGACACGCCGGCGCGGGCGGCCACGGCACGCATCGTCAGGTTGGCGTAGGACGTTTCGCGCAGCTCTTCCAGCCCGGCCTCGAGGACCTTGCGGATCGTTTGGCCTGGCCGGCGATCCGAGCGGCGCGCGCCTCCGGCGCCGTCCACGGCGTGAGAAGCCACTTCTCTAGACACCCGTCCAGTGTAGGAAACTGGATGCGTGCGGCCAACAACACCGCCCCATCGCCGCTAAACGGGACGGTGAAGCGCCAACGCCATCTCACTCGGCTGGCCGAGGACGGGCTGCCTGCACTAAATACAGACAGTTGTCCAGAATTTGCGGCCATTCGTGGCTTGGGTGAGTCGTAAGGTGACGGCTGTGACCAGGGAGGACCAGCGCCGTTGGGACGAGCGGTACACGAGTAAGAAACCGGTCGCCGCGGATGCGGTCGGACTCCCCGGCGTCTTCGCCGACTATGCGGACGCTTTCCCGACTACGGGGAGGGCTCTCGATATCGCGTGTGGCCAGGGATTCGTGACCGTCTGGCTGGCGCAGCGAGGGTTGGAGGCCGTGGGATTGGACGTCTCCGCAGTGGCCGTCGGCCAAGCCCGGGAGCTGGCGCGGCACAGCGGCGTCGCCGACCGCTGCCGTTTTGACGTCCTGGATCTCGACGACGGCTTGCCGGACGGGCCCCCCGTCGACGTCATCGTCTGCCATAGGTTTCGCGACCGACGGCTCGACCGCGTCTTCATCGAACGCTTGACACCGGGCGGGCTGCTGGCGACAGCGGCGCTCAGCGAGGTCGGCGCCGAACCAGGTCCGTTTCGCGCGGCGCCCGGCGAGCTCGCGGTGGCCTTCGCCGAGCTGGACGTCATTGCCGCCGGTGAGGGCCAGGGGCAAGCGTGGCTGCTGGCGCGGGCTTGAGCCCTGCGAAACTACCCTTGCGCGCGGCTCGAGCGACGACGCTGCTGCTCAGCTCGCCGCGTCGGGGTGGCGCTGCGATGTTTAGGGGCGTTGCTGCGGTGCGCGATGGCCGCTTCGGTCGGGGCGGGATTGCTCTTGGGTGACCGGCTGCCGTTCGGACGACGCCGTTGCCCGCCGGTGTTCGGTCGATGCTGCCGAGGCGAGTGCGAGGGAACATTGACCGGTGCCGGAGTCTGGTAGGGCGCGAGTTCACCGACGAGGGCTTGCACCGCCTCCGACGTCGCGGTGACCTGCTGAGGAGCAACCTTGATGCCGGCTTTGCGCATCAATGCCTGGGTGTCTTGTCGCTGCTCGGGCAGGACGACGGTGACGACGTCACCGGCGCTGCCGGCCCGTGCCGTGCGCCCGGAGCGGTGCAGATAGGACTTGTGCTCGGCGGGCGGGTCGATGTGTACGACAAGTTCGACCTCGTCGACATGCACACCGCGCGCGGCGATATCGGTTGCCACCAGCACCCGAGCACCACCCGAGGCGAACATCGCCAGGTTGCGCTCGCGGGCAGGCTGAGACAGGTTGCCGTGCAGGTCGACTGACGGAACTCCGGATTCGGTGAGCTGTTTGGCGAGTTTGCGCGCTTGATGTTTGGTGCGCATGAACAGAATTCGGCGACCGGTGCCGGAAGCGAGCCGGTGCACAACTTCCTTCTTGGCCTCCGCATTGGCGACGTGGAACACGTGGTGGGTCATCTCGGACACCGGCGAGTCGACGCTGTCGACGGAGTGCAGCACCTCGTCGCGGAGGAATCGGTTGACGAGTTTGTCGACGCCGTTGTCCAGGGTCGCCGAAAACAGCAGCCGCTGGCCACCATTCGGCGTCGCGGCCAGGATCCGGGTGACGCCGGGCAGAAAGCCGAGATCGGCCATGTGATCGGCTTCGTCGATGACCGTGATCTCGATCGCCTCGAGACTGATCAAACGTTGTTTCATCAGGTCCTCGAGCCGGCCCGGGCAGGCCACCACGATGTCGACGCCCGATTTGAGGGCCACCACCTGACGGTGTTGCGACACACCACCGAAGATCGTGGTGACGCGCAGGCCGCAGGCGGCTGCCAACGGCTCGAGCGTCGCGGTGATCTGGCTCGCCAGCTCACGGGTAGGTGCGAGCACCAAACCCGATGGCCGCGACCGGCGGCGGTTTCCCTCGGAGAGTCGGCTGACCAGAGGAATCGAGAAGGCAAGCGTCTTTCCGCTGCCCGTCTTCCCGCGGCCGAGGACGTCGCGGCCGGCCAGCGTATCGGGCAGGGTTGCGACCTGGATTGGAAATGGATGTGTGATGCCGCTCCCCGCGAGCGCGTTGACGATTTGTCCGCGCACGCCGAGATCGGCAAAGGTTTTGTCGGTAGTCACTTTTCGGTGCCTTTCAGGCATCGGTCATGCCGGACCGTCGGTTGTCGCGCGCGGTTCTCAGCACAAGTTGGCGAGATTGCCGGAGGGCAAAATCGATCGCCGCGAGACAAGCTAGTGCGGATGCACGGATCATCTGAACATGGTGGGTTAGCCCGAATTTCGGGTATCACCAGTGGGATGAAGAAGCGTTCCACGACGTCGTTGACATCTAGCTGTGAGGCCAACGTTGGTGCAAGCATAGCGTACCCAGTGGACAACGACGAAAAAGCGCCATGTGACGTCCGTCGCTGAGTTTGATCAGGATTCCAGCCTGGCGCGCACGGCTGCCATGCGCTCTTCGAGTTCGGCCTCGTCGATGACACCACGCGCGACGAGCGAATGCGCCAGCGCAACCAACCGGTTTTCCGGGTAGGGCAGGTCGGAATACACCGTCGCCGACAGTGCGTCCTCTTCGGTGCGCCGGTCTGCGAAGCCGAGAACCTCCGGGCCGCAAGCACTTTGATCGAGAGCGTCGCACATCCCGTCCAGGCTCGTCTGCCACGGTGGAACCGGGTTGTCGACCCCGTATTTGGCCGCCATACGGCTCCAGACCTGTTTTCTCTCAACGATTTTCGTCAACGGCGCAATCGAGGGGACGTGGGCCGAGTCCAGGCCTTCGGAAGTGCTCACCTGTTCACCCTCCGAATCAGTCGCCGACCGGATGGATGGCAGGTCGGGTTTCGGTGATCGCATTCGTCGTCACGCCGGCCTTCGGCAGTGCCACACCGATCAGGCAATCGCGGGTGATGATGTCGGCCAGCTGGTCCTCGGTCCAGCCATCGGTTCCCTCGGGACGAACGGGCATCACCATGAACCGGTGCTTCTGATTGGAATCCTCGACCCGAATCTCGACGTCTTCCGACAGGAATAGTCCGAACTCCGCGAGCACCTGACGCGGCCAGCGCACGATGCGGCGACGGAAGTTCGGCGTCCGGTACCACTCCGGGGAATTACCCAAGATCGGGCGGGGATAGCAGGAGCATAACGTGCACACGATGACGTGGTGCAGGTTCGGCGTATCGACCAGAACGTGAAAGGCGGTGAAATCGCTCGGCGTGCCAAAACCCGTGGGGTGCAGCCAATCGACCCCGACTTCCTTACTGGCGGTAAGCGGATCCGAAACGACCAGCTCCTTGAATGCTGGGTCGAGCCAGGCCCGCGCCACCAGGTGGGCCGCTGGCGTCGGCCCGATCTGCTCGGCGTATTCGGTCATACGGCGGTGTTCTTCCGCGGTGAAAATCCCCTTCTCGATGCACAATTCGCGAAGGGCGATCTCGAGGACTTCGAAGTCGGTGATCTCATCCACCATCGGCGCGGCGGTGCGATCGTGATCGTGATCGTGAGCGGTCATGCTGAGGTCCTCTCGGCCGCTTCGAGCCACCGCTCGGGGATCTCGGTTTGCAGCGTGTCGTTGGTGGGACCGGTGTAGCCGTGCCAGAGCTCGGACAGATTGAACCGAACGATGTAGAACCACTCCGGTTTTTGATCGGGGCCGGCCCAGGACTCGTCCTCGGCCGCGGGGCTTTCGTACGTGACGACGGCGATCTCACCTTTCGCGTCCCGCACGTATTCCTGGGTGCGGGTGTAAAGCAGGATGGGCAGGTCCTTCACCACGACTTCGTCGCCGACCCGGAATTTCGGTTCGCCGGCCTGCCCGGCGAAAATTTGCGGGTCGCCTATACCGACGGCGTGGATGTGGTGTTCGTTGCGCTTGACCGCGGCGGGGTCACCTTCGAATCGGGGCTTGGCTTCCAACGGCTTACCCTGCAGCCCGCCTTCATACCGAGCCTTCACCTCAACCATGCGCTCGGCGAGCTCGCTCAGCCCGATGTGGTGCTTCTCGACGAGGACACGCACGACCGCGAGCAACCACCGCACGTAATAGGGCAGACCCAGATAGATGGCGCGGCCCAGATCGACATTGCCCATTCGGCGTCGTTCTTCGGACAGCCAGATCCCGCGCCAACCGAGCACCTCACACATGATGTAGGTGTTCTCTTCCCAGATCTCGTATTGTTTGTTCTCCCATGCGATGGGGGCGTCCGGCTCGCCTCCGACGTCATGGGGAGTCTTGGCGTAGGCGGCGAAACGCTCGTGGTCGATCAGATCCGGCGTGGGTGCGTCGGGAAGGTCCGGGTAGGCGGATTTGAGCCTGGCCACCAGGTCGAGATGGGTTACCCGGTCCAACGGAGTCGCCATAAGAGCTTCCATTCGTTCGTCCGGGTGTCGGCTGTGGCGCAGCCCGGCGCGCGCTGAATACAGCTCACTCCTCGCGTCGAGATCATGCAACCGCTAAATGAACATCCGGGAGGGTAAGGTCCCGATGATGGAGCGGCGCGTGCTCGAGGCGATCATCTATGAACGCGAGCCGCCGATCGCTCGGATCATTTTGAATCGGGTCGAAAAGGCCAACACCAAGGACGCGGTCCTGGTGACCGAAGTCGACAATTGCCTGCACGAGGCGGACCGCGACAGCGAGATCAAGGTCGTCATCCTCAAGGCCAACGGCAAGGGTTTCTGCGGTGGCCACGTGGCTCGGTGGGAGCCGGATGAAAACCCCTATCCAGACTTCGGCAATACCTTCGAGGATCTGTACAAAGGCACCGCCGACCTCTTCCTCTGGCCGACGCTGTACTTGTGGGAGTTCCCCAAGCCGACAATCTCGCAGATCCACGGTTATTGCATGGGCGGCGGGATCTATCTCGGCTTGTTGACCGACTTCTGCGTGGCGTCCGACGACGCGTACTTCCAGATGCCGCTTGCCCAAAGCCTCGGAGAACCCGGCGGGCACACCATGATTGAGCCGTGGTTGCTGATGAATTGGCATCGCACCATGGACTGGTTGCTGCTGGCGCCGACGCTGTCCGCCCAACAAGCCCTCGACTGGGGGCTGCTGAACAGGGTGGTCCCGCGGGAAGACCTCGAGGACACGGTCGAGGAAATGGCGCGCAAGATCGCCCAAATCCCGTTGACCACACTGATGGCGGTGAAGAACAACGTCAAGCGCGCGTGGGAGTTGATGGGGATGCGCGTACACCTTCAGGTCAGCCACATCCTGACCAACATGGTCGGCGCCGCGTCCGACGTCCAGGCGCGCCGCGTAGAGCTCATGCAGTCGGGGATGAAGCCACGCGAATTCGTCGACCGCGATGAAAAGCCAGGCGCCGCCCCAGTGTGAAGCTGGCCGCGCACTCGCTGTTGAACGTGAAGCGGGCCGCACACTCGGCCGGAATGCTTTAGTGCTGGCCGGCGATTTTGCGCCCGGCGGCATGGCGCGCGGCGACGTAGCCGAAGACCATCGAGCTGGCGATGCTCGCGCCGGCACCCGGATACTTGCGTCCCATCACCGTCGCGGTGGTATTACCCGTCGCGTAGAGGCCGTCGATCACCCGGTCCTGCTGGTCGAGCACTTGGGCGTACTCGTTGGTGATCACGCCCCCGCACGTTCCGACGTCCGCCGGGAGAACCCTCGTCGCGTAGTACGGCGCGCGCTCCAGCGGGCCGATCGCGGCGTTCGGCCGATACCCCGGATCGCCCAGGCAGTCGTTGTAGGCCGACTGGCCGCGCCCGAAGTCGGGATCCAGGCCCCTAGCGGAAAAACGGTTGAATCGCTCGACGGTGCGCGACAGCTCGTCGGCGGGCAGACCGATCCGGCGGGCCAGGTCGGCGATCGTGGTGCCCCGTTTGACCGCACCGTTGTCGATCAACTCGGCGGGCAGGTGTTGACCGCGCTTCAGTGGATTGGCGCTGGTGACGTATCGGCGCACGTATCCTTCGTCGAAAACCATCCAGCAGGGCACCGCTTTGTTGGCGTACATCGCCTTGCCGACCTCTACGTAGGAGTTCGACTCGTTGCAGAACCGCCGCCCGGTCGAGTCGACGTAGATCGCGCCGGGGCGCTGCCGTCCCGAGCCGAGGGAGGCGGCGATCGCGCCTCCGTTGGCGATGAAAACCGAAGGCAGCCACCAGGCTTCGTCGAGGAGATCGGTTTGGGCACCCAACCGCATCGCCGTCTCGAGCACTTCGCCGGTGTCGCCGGCGTTGGCAATCGACCACTGAGCTTCGTTCGGCTGGTCGCCGCTGTAGCGGCGTCGCATCTCCTTGTTGTGGCCGAAGCCGCCGGCGGCCAGCAGGACGCCCCGCCGTGCCTCGATGTTCAACCCGACGCCGTCCCGATTGACCCGGGCGCCGACGACGCGGCCGTCCTCGACGATCAGGTCCACCATCGCGGTATTCGTCCACAGTGGCGGCTGATTGCCGCCGAGGTCGATCAGCGCCTTGAGCATCTGGGCGATCAGCGAGGATCCGTTGGTGAGGATCTGGGCCCGGCGTGCCCGGGCCGCCGCGGTACGCAGGAAGACCTTTGTCGCCACCGCGAATGCACGCGGCGCGCGGTTGAAGTACTGAACCGAACGCAGCTCGTTGGTGAGCACCACGTACCCGTAGTTCTTCGCCAGCGGCGGCTGCACCTTGTCATGCCAGTTACCGAGCTCGGCGGCGTCGAAGGGGATTCCCTCCACGGCCCGGCCGGACTCGTTGCCGCCCTTGTGATTCGGGTAGTAGTCGCTCCAGCCGGCACAGCGGATCAGCCGAACACCCTTGCGGATCAGGAAATTCATCATCTCGTAGCCGGCGGTGAGAAACATCTCGCGACGGGCCGGCGAGGAAGCCGCACCGATATCGCCGACAACGTCGGCCAAATAGGCCAGGCCGTCTTCGTGCGAGTCGGCGATGCCCTCGGCGCGCATCAACGGGTTGTTCGGCAGCCAGACGATACCGCCGGACAGCCCGGTCGAACCGCCGATCAGGGCTTGCTTCTCGACGATCAGGGGCTCGAGCCCGCTGTCCAGTGCGGCCAACCCCGCCACCATGCCGCCACCGCCGCTGCCCGCGATCA
The DNA window shown above is from Mycobacterium sp. Aquia_216 and carries:
- a CDS encoding TetR/AcrR family transcriptional regulator, whose translation is MSREVASHAVDGAGGARRSDRRPGQTIRKVLEAGLEELRETSYANLTMRAVAARAGVSPASAYTYFPSKSALVAAVYLRFLRALPLHTDVNETTKTRVSATLRDMAVAVADEPELSAACGAALMADDPAVQPLREQIGDEVSKRIAAALGPGWPRAVKSTLQMTFAGALMTARFVTYDEIAGQLEEAVNLILGASGA
- a CDS encoding class I SAM-dependent methyltransferase, which encodes MTREDQRRWDERYTSKKPVAADAVGLPGVFADYADAFPTTGRALDIACGQGFVTVWLAQRGLEAVGLDVSAVAVGQARELARHSGVADRCRFDVLDLDDGLPDGPPVDVIVCHRFRDRRLDRVFIERLTPGGLLATAALSEVGAEPGPFRAAPGELAVAFAELDVIAAGEGQGQAWLLARA
- a CDS encoding DEAD/DEAH box helicase; translated protein: MTTDKTFADLGVRGQIVNALAGSGITHPFPIQVATLPDTLAGRDVLGRGKTGSGKTLAFSIPLVSRLSEGNRRRSRPSGLVLAPTRELASQITATLEPLAAACGLRVTTIFGGVSQHRQVVALKSGVDIVVACPGRLEDLMKQRLISLEAIEITVIDEADHMADLGFLPGVTRILAATPNGGQRLLFSATLDNGVDKLVNRFLRDEVLHSVDSVDSPVSEMTHHVFHVANAEAKKEVVHRLASGTGRRILFMRTKHQARKLAKQLTESGVPSVDLHGNLSQPARERNLAMFASGGARVLVATDIAARGVHVDEVELVVHIDPPAEHKSYLHRSGRTARAGSAGDVVTVVLPEQRQDTQALMRKAGIKVAPQQVTATSEAVQALVGELAPYQTPAPVNVPSHSPRQHRPNTGGQRRRPNGSRSPKSNPAPTEAAIAHRSNAPKHRSATPTRRAEQQRRRSSRAQG
- a CDS encoding SH3-like domain-containing protein, which produces MAAKYGVDNPVPPWQTSLDGMCDALDQSACGPEVLGFADRRTEEDALSATVYSDLPYPENRLVALAHSLVARGVIDEAELEERMAAVRARLES
- the scnC gene encoding thiocyanate hydrolase subunit gamma; the encoded protein is MTAHDHDHDRTAAPMVDEITDFEVLEIALRELCIEKGIFTAEEHRRMTEYAEQIGPTPAAHLVARAWLDPAFKELVVSDPLTASKEVGVDWLHPTGFGTPSDFTAFHVLVDTPNLHHVIVCTLCSCYPRPILGNSPEWYRTPNFRRRIVRWPRQVLAEFGLFLSEDVEIRVEDSNQKHRFMVMPVRPEGTDGWTEDQLADIITRDCLIGVALPKAGVTTNAITETRPAIHPVGD
- a CDS encoding SH3-like domain-containing protein, encoding MATPLDRVTHLDLVARLKSAYPDLPDAPTPDLIDHERFAAYAKTPHDVGGEPDAPIAWENKQYEIWEENTYIMCEVLGWRGIWLSEERRRMGNVDLGRAIYLGLPYYVRWLLAVVRVLVEKHHIGLSELAERMVEVKARYEGGLQGKPLEAKPRFEGDPAAVKRNEHHIHAVGIGDPQIFAGQAGEPKFRVGDEVVVKDLPILLYTRTQEYVRDAKGEIAVVTYESPAAEDESWAGPDQKPEWFYIVRFNLSELWHGYTGPTNDTLQTEIPERWLEAAERTSA
- a CDS encoding enoyl-CoA hydratase-related protein; translated protein: MERRVLEAIIYEREPPIARIILNRVEKANTKDAVLVTEVDNCLHEADRDSEIKVVILKANGKGFCGGHVARWEPDENPYPDFGNTFEDLYKGTADLFLWPTLYLWEFPKPTISQIHGYCMGGGIYLGLLTDFCVASDDAYFQMPLAQSLGEPGGHTMIEPWLLMNWHRTMDWLLLAPTLSAQQALDWGLLNRVVPREDLEDTVEEMARKIAQIPLTTLMAVKNNVKRAWELMGMRVHLQVSHILTNMVGAASDVQARRVELMQSGMKPREFVDRDEKPGAAPV
- a CDS encoding FAD-binding protein; this encodes MTIAWDRSVDLLIAGSGGGGMVAGLAALDSGLEPLIVEKQALIGGSTGLSGGIVWLPNNPLMRAEGIADSHEDGLAYLADVVGDIGAASSPARREMFLTAGYEMMNFLIRKGVRLIRCAGWSDYYPNHKGGNESGRAVEGIPFDAAELGNWHDKVQPPLAKNYGYVVLTNELRSVQYFNRAPRAFAVATKVFLRTAAARARRAQILTNGSSLIAQMLKALIDLGGNQPPLWTNTAMVDLIVEDGRVVGARVNRDGVGLNIEARRGVLLAAGGFGHNKEMRRRYSGDQPNEAQWSIANAGDTGEVLETAMRLGAQTDLLDEAWWLPSVFIANGGAIAASLGSGRQRPGAIYVDSTGRRFCNESNSYVEVGKAMYANKAVPCWMVFDEGYVRRYVTSANPLKRGQHLPAELIDNGAVKRGTTIADLARRIGLPADELSRTVERFNRFSARGLDPDFGRGQSAYNDCLGDPGYRPNAAIGPLERAPYYATRVLPADVGTCGGVITNEYAQVLDQQDRVIDGLYATGNTTATVMGRKYPGAGASIASSMVFGYVAARHAAGRKIAGQH